A window from Lytechinus pictus isolate F3 Inbred chromosome 9, Lp3.0, whole genome shotgun sequence encodes these proteins:
- the LOC129268053 gene encoding tripartite motif-containing protein 5-like: protein MAEALKTVISQSTECPVCLSTFTDPKILSCSHTFCKTCLDNLLECQGNCQIRCPVCRAVTQVPNEDVGKLQVNLALKSLIEDMEGHPQICTNCKSNDKPHAAVYCQDCGKYLCTSCLNKHSQWEDFIDHEVIAMSEISSGKVYVRRYRKCRKHPKEDEDYFCSTCRRFTCFRCGVMEHKDEGHQVVEGAAYEDKHVKIIGDLKSKVDKQQSCFQKYIDFIDEQTKSVDNAKKQCTSDINKAYDDVVRQLSEKRESLLREVKETTEGVKKELESMKTTAQKHINRLATMAEMVINKTKIPLDMDTLASQDTLCEELREVCDQEDPDYEQPKKSGIKGKTVNFERNAGVDELGLGKIVHVVEKNVALPTNKTFDLKDVSLYTNRIVNVKNVALPAESSMNAMVSTPDGRMALGYSTGGISIFSPDGQLQQTVLKDVNIECVGFLSDGRCVVIDNSNNITLYTPEYIRLNVMFKTLSRDEGVFCDLTVDGDDLIYVGYMNASKILVFPASGGQAVREIPCNGYVPHQITSFHGSLITSSFDAIRLIDKQGAVQHNLKKPGSLLFAAVSQWNTILIAKVKPGEGLVSINEYTNELRHIRNLVNGYKTEKTWIWCYLQQYRSGEIAFCTLVRLYIFRLK, encoded by the coding sequence ATGGCTGAAGCATTAAAGACTGTCATCTCCCAGAGTACAGAGTGTCCAGTATGTCTTTCTACATTCACCGATCCCAAGATCCTGTCTTGTTCTCACACTTTCTGCAAGACTTGCCTGGACAACCTCTTAGAGTGCCAAGGTAACTGTCAGATCCGATGCCCTGTCTGCAGAGCTGTGACCCAGGTCCCAAACGAAGATGTCGGCAAACTACAGGTAAATCTTGCTTTGAAGAGTCTGATAGAGGATATGGAGGGCCATCCTCAGATTTGCACGAATTGTAAATCAAATGACAAGCCCCATGCTGCTGTCTACTGCCAAGACTGTGGCAAGTATCTTTGCACCTCTTGTCTTAATAAGCACTCTCAGTGGGAAGACTTTATCGATCATGAAGTCATTGCCATGAGTGAGATCTCATCAGGGAAGGTGTATGTACGTAGATACCGGAAATGCAGGAAACACCCGAAAGAAGACGAGGATTACTTCTGTTCCACCTGCAGGAGATTCACATGCTTCAGATGTGGTGTGATGGAACATAAAGACGAGGGACACCAGGTCGTTGAGGGAGCTGCTTATGAGGACAAACACGTGAAGATCATCGGAGACCTGAAATCAAAGGTTGACAAGCAACAGTCATGCTTTCAGAAGTACATTGATTTCATAGATGAACAGACCAAGAGTGTTGACAATGCCAAGAAACAGTGCACAAGTGACATCAACAAAGCATATGATGATGTAGTCCGGCAGTTGTCAGAGAAGAGAGAAAGCTTACTAAGAGAAGTCAAGGAAACGACTGAAGGAGTAAAGAAAGAACTGGAAAGCATGAAGACCACGGCTCAGAAGCACATCAATCGGTTGGCGACCATGGCTGAAATGGTGATTAACAAAACAAAGATTCCATTAGATATGGATACTTTGGCTTCACAGGACACTCTGTGTGAAGAGTTACGAGAGGTCTGTGATCAAGAGGATCCTGACTACGAGCAGCCGAAGAAATCTGGCATAAAGGGGAAAACTGTCAATTTCGAGAGAAATGCTGGAGTTGATGAGCTAGGCCTTGGAAAGATTGTGCATGTAGTTGAAAAGAACGTCGCCTTACCCACTAATAAAACCTTTGATTTAAAGGACGTTTCTTTGTACACTAATCGGATTGTTAATGTAAAGAACGTTGCTTTGCCAGCTGAGAGTAGCATGAATGCCATGGTTAGTACACCAGACGGTAGGATGGCATTAGGATATAGTACAGGTGGCATCTCCATCTTCTCTCCTGATGGTCAGCTTCAGCAGACAGTTCTGAAGGATGTTAACATTGAGTGTGTAGGGTTTCTCTCTGATGGTCGATGTGTTGTGATAGATAATTCAAACAACATCACACTATACACACCAGAGTACATACGATTGAATGTAATGTTTAAGACTCTAAGTCGAGATGAAGGTGTGTTTTGTGATCTCactgttgatggtgatgatctgATCTATGTGGGCTACATGAATGCCAGCAAGATCCTGGTATTTCCAGCATCAGGTGGGCAAGCAGTCAGGGAGATACCATGCAACGGGTATGTACCACATCAAATCACTAGTTTCCATGGTTCTCTGATCACTTCATCATTTGATGCTATCAGATTGATAGACAAACAAGGTGCTGTGCAACATAACTTAAAGAAACCGGGTAGTCTCCTTTTCGCTGCTGTATCTCAATGGAATACAATCCTGATAGCCAAGGTGAAGCCTGGTGAAGGTTTGGTGAGCATTAACGAGTATACAAATGAACTAAGGCACATCCGAAACCTTGTTAATGGTTACAAGACTGAGAAGACTTGGATATGGTGTTACCTCCAGCAGTACCGATCAGGAGAGATCGCCTTCTGCACTCTGGTAAGACTCTATATATTCCGCTTAAAATAA